The Lysinibacillus pakistanensis genome includes a window with the following:
- a CDS encoding amino acid ABC transporter permease produces MTIDFAFIFEAFKEISKVLPLTLFMTITPVLLGIIIGVIVAFVRIQQTKFFTPLLNFYVSFFRGTPIIMHIMLVYFGVPFIVDVLAKALKLNVQSSSIPIIFFVLLALTLSAGAYASEIIRSGILSVPKGQLEAAYAVGLTFSQAMRRYILPQAFSKSIPNFTNVFIGFLHATSLAFFLSVKELTGVANIVASKNLKFLEAFIAVGIIYWGVSAIVEWLAHRLEKKVTAYNKGGI; encoded by the coding sequence ATGACCATAGATTTTGCATTTATTTTCGAAGCTTTTAAAGAAATTAGTAAGGTATTGCCGTTAACCTTGTTTATGACAATTACACCTGTCCTATTGGGTATAATCATCGGTGTTATTGTTGCCTTTGTTCGAATCCAGCAAACTAAATTTTTCACACCGTTGTTAAATTTTTATGTATCTTTTTTTAGAGGTACACCCATTATTATGCATATAATGCTTGTTTATTTTGGGGTACCTTTCATAGTGGATGTCCTTGCGAAAGCATTAAAGTTAAATGTTCAATCCAGCTCTATTCCTATAATATTTTTTGTTTTACTTGCTTTGACATTGAGTGCAGGTGCCTATGCCTCCGAAATAATTCGATCAGGGATTTTAAGTGTGCCTAAGGGGCAGCTAGAGGCAGCTTATGCAGTTGGTTTAACATTTTCTCAGGCGATGCGACGGTATATATTACCTCAGGCATTTAGTAAATCAATTCCTAATTTTACGAATGTTTTTATAGGCTTTTTACATGCCACATCGCTAGCTTTTTTTCTTTCAGTGAAAGAATTAACAGGTGTAGCGAATATTGTTGCCTCTAAAAATTTAAAATTTTTGGAGGCATTTATCGCTGTGGGTATTATCTATTGGGGCGTTTCAGCCATCGTTGAATGGCTTGCCCATCGCCTTGAAAAAAAAGTGACTGCCTATAATAAGGGCGGCATTTGA
- a CDS encoding amino acid ABC transporter permease — MANDFDFVLIAKILPILLQYLPVTFEILVFSILFGILLGIGIALPKLLHINVLRQIITIYISFIRGTPILVQLFLVFYGIPALLMIVHIDVTRMDAMYFVIITYTLSNAAAFAEIFRASILTVDRGQIEAAYSVGLNGTQAFVRIVFPQALRVAFPNLANTMISSLKDTSLAFSIGVMDMVGRGETLIASTTRALEIYLALSIVYYVIVMLLERVFKSNERYLNRYMPKEAVSS, encoded by the coding sequence ATGGCAAATGACTTTGACTTCGTGCTTATAGCAAAAATACTTCCAATATTACTTCAGTATTTACCAGTAACATTTGAAATTTTAGTGTTCTCTATTCTTTTTGGCATACTGCTTGGTATAGGTATTGCTTTACCAAAGCTACTCCATATCAATGTTTTGAGACAAATAATAACAATCTATATTTCGTTTATTCGTGGTACACCGATATTAGTACAATTATTTTTAGTGTTTTATGGCATACCTGCATTATTAATGATTGTGCATATTGATGTAACAAGAATGGATGCCATGTATTTTGTCATTATTACCTACACGTTAAGTAATGCTGCTGCATTTGCAGAAATTTTTAGAGCCTCGATTTTAACGGTGGATCGAGGGCAAATCGAGGCTGCATATTCAGTAGGTTTAAACGGTACACAGGCCTTTGTGCGGATTGTATTTCCCCAGGCTCTTCGTGTTGCCTTTCCCAATCTAGCGAACACGATGATTAGCTCCTTAAAAGATACGTCTCTTGCATTTTCAATTGGTGTCATGGATATGGTTGGGAGAGGAGAAACACTTATTGCCTCTACCACAAGAGCGCTAGAAATTTATTTGGCACTATCAATTGTCTATTATGTCATTGTGATGCTGCTAGAGAGGGTTTTTAAGAGTAATGAGCGCTATCTTAATCGCTATATGCCAAAGGAAGCTGTATCTAGCTAG
- a CDS encoding transporter substrate-binding domain-containing protein, whose translation MKKITLLSCLLLLMLLLTACAGTEKLEGDTSKNDTAQSGKKVQKIIVGTGTQFPNICFLDDKGNLTGYDVELVRAIDEKLPEYEFEFKTMEFSNLLLSLETRKIDFVAHQMEVNNEREEKFLFNKEPYNVFPLKVTVNAKNDDIQSIDDLKGKNVSVSPTSNSAVFIEKYNKEHDLGANIIYSSGSVDVNNQLATGRVDAIITTPFAVKYYNENNEAQQKVVGDALLNSKVYFLLNKDEITLQQRLDDAIRELKEDGVISELSKKWLGDDYTVDF comes from the coding sequence ATGAAAAAAATAACACTTTTAAGTTGTTTGCTACTGTTAATGTTGCTTTTAACCGCTTGTGCAGGCACTGAAAAGCTTGAAGGAGATACAAGTAAGAATGATACAGCACAGAGTGGAAAGAAAGTTCAAAAAATTATTGTTGGTACAGGTACACAATTTCCAAATATCTGCTTCTTAGATGACAAAGGAAATTTGACTGGTTATGATGTGGAGCTTGTTCGTGCAATTGATGAGAAGCTACCAGAATATGAGTTTGAATTTAAAACTATGGAATTCTCAAATTTATTGCTAAGTTTGGAAACAAGAAAAATTGATTTTGTTGCACATCAAATGGAAGTCAATAATGAGCGTGAGGAGAAGTTTCTATTTAATAAAGAGCCCTATAATGTATTCCCATTAAAGGTAACTGTTAATGCAAAAAACGATGATATTCAATCTATTGATGATTTAAAAGGAAAAAATGTGAGTGTTTCTCCAACTAGTAATTCAGCTGTCTTTATTGAGAAATACAATAAGGAACACGATTTAGGTGCAAATATCATCTATTCATCAGGCTCAGTTGATGTTAATAATCAACTTGCGACGGGGCGTGTGGATGCTATTATAACAACACCATTTGCAGTGAAGTATTATAACGAAAACAATGAAGCACAGCAAAAGGTAGTGGGAGACGCATTATTAAATTCAAAAGTGTATTTCTTATTAAATAAAGATGAGATTACCCTACAGCAACGACTTGATGATGCTATTCGTGAATTAAAGGAAGATGGTGTTATTAGTGAGCTAAGTAAAAAGTGGTTAGGTGATGATTATACCGTAGACTTTTAA
- a CDS encoding glutaredoxin family protein yields the protein MTKNRDVIIWSKQGCSYCNEVKTYLQEEGIRYKTVDVTHNDAFRDILDTKYGIRYVPVVEIGSSEDGIYQAITELGLEHLKAALAEEKIQS from the coding sequence ATGACAAAAAATAGAGATGTAATAATTTGGTCGAAGCAGGGCTGTAGCTACTGTAATGAGGTAAAAACCTATTTACAAGAGGAGGGTATACGTTATAAAACAGTGGATGTAACGCATAATGATGCTTTCCGTGATATTCTCGATACAAAATATGGAATTCGTTATGTACCCGTTGTAGAAATTGGCTCAAGTGAAGACGGTATCTATCAAGCCATTACAGAACTTGGTCTGGAGCATTTAAAGGCAGCACTAGCTGAAGAAAAAATACAGTCATAA
- a CDS encoding LLM class flavin-dependent oxidoreductase, giving the protein MSYSLGILDQSPIIEGATNEQTLQKTVALAQKAEKLGYSRFWVSEHHHTDSLAGTSPEVLVSYLLAKTKSINIGSGGVMLQHYSPYKVVENFHVLASLEPGRVDLGIGKTPGGLPLSTKALQYGTLNNGGDFEERLIFLQQLIEQSIPNEHELYGIQATPIPKIKPTLFLLGASPESAALAGKLGIAFVFARFINSDNNVLAHAAKTYRSHHPNGHFVISIAALAAPSKEEAKELVGDQKITKVHLASGRSLTLQSVELAEKFGQESGEEYTIEQYDADILYGTAEEIKANLDDYHVNYQIDEFILHTPVLKDFERERSFELLSPVHLKETVS; this is encoded by the coding sequence ATGAGCTATTCACTAGGTATATTAGATCAAAGTCCGATTATCGAGGGTGCAACAAATGAGCAGACCTTGCAAAAGACAGTGGCACTCGCACAAAAAGCTGAGAAATTAGGCTACTCACGCTTTTGGGTATCGGAGCACCATCATACAGATTCATTAGCAGGAACATCTCCTGAGGTATTAGTATCTTATTTACTAGCTAAAACAAAATCAATCAACATTGGATCGGGTGGGGTTATGCTACAGCATTATAGCCCCTATAAAGTAGTGGAAAATTTCCATGTTTTAGCATCCTTGGAGCCGGGTCGAGTGGATTTGGGTATTGGGAAGACACCTGGAGGCTTACCTCTTTCTACAAAGGCCCTCCAATATGGCACGCTCAATAATGGAGGAGATTTTGAGGAAAGATTAATATTTTTACAGCAATTAATTGAGCAATCAATACCAAATGAGCACGAATTATATGGCATACAAGCAACGCCTATTCCGAAGATAAAGCCAACATTATTTTTACTCGGTGCTAGCCCAGAAAGTGCTGCTCTTGCAGGTAAACTAGGAATTGCATTCGTCTTTGCTCGATTTATTAATAGTGATAATAATGTTTTGGCACATGCAGCTAAAACCTATCGCAGTCACCATCCAAACGGCCATTTTGTGATTTCCATTGCCGCACTTGCTGCCCCAAGCAAAGAGGAGGCGAAAGAGCTGGTAGGTGATCAAAAAATTACAAAGGTACATTTAGCAAGTGGCAGAAGCCTGACACTACAATCAGTAGAGCTAGCAGAGAAATTTGGTCAGGAATCTGGAGAGGAATATACGATTGAGCAGTATGACGCTGATATTTTATATGGTACAGCTGAAGAAATTAAAGCCAATTTAGATGACTACCATGTGAACTACCAAATCGATGAATTTATTTTGCATACGCCTGTCTTAAAGGATTTTGAGCGTGAGCGATCTTTTGAGCTATTGAGTCCAGTGCATTTAAAAGAAACGGTTAGTTAA
- a CDS encoding LLM class flavin-dependent oxidoreductase, producing the protein MVRQDKIRFGAIIHGVGGNISSWRHPKVASNQSVSLPFYIQQAQKAEQGKFDVVFIADGLFINEKSIPHFLNRFEPITILSALAVATKNIGLVGTVSTSYSEPFTVARQFASLDHISGGRAGWNVVTTPLESTALNYNKIIEQHPTHAERYQIAEEYLEVAKGLWDSWDDDAFIADVEQDVFFDPHKLHTLHHKGQYFSVQGPLNIARSRQGQPVIFQAGSSDAGIRLAAKDADAIFTHGASLDEAQKFYQRVKTEAFEFGRNPQEIKIFPGISPIIGETLEEAEAKYQEIVELVSIERALAYLGRYFDHHDFTQYDVDAPFPELGDIGANSFRSTTDYIKKYAKQEGLTLRQVALREATPKTAFFGTAEQVADLVQEWFEKEAADGFIIAVTVPGALDDFIDKVVPILQARGLYREEYEADTLRGNLGLPFKESRYVKHTVS; encoded by the coding sequence ATGGTGAGACAGGACAAAATTCGATTTGGAGCAATTATTCACGGTGTAGGTGGCAATATTTCAAGCTGGCGTCATCCAAAGGTAGCAAGTAATCAAAGTGTAAGCCTACCATTTTACATCCAGCAGGCACAAAAGGCAGAGCAAGGGAAATTTGATGTAGTGTTTATTGCAGATGGTTTGTTTATCAACGAAAAATCCATTCCTCATTTTTTAAATCGCTTTGAGCCAATAACAATTTTATCAGCATTAGCAGTAGCAACAAAAAACATTGGGCTAGTTGGCACAGTATCTACCTCCTACAGTGAACCTTTTACAGTTGCACGTCAATTTGCCTCTTTGGATCATATAAGTGGAGGACGTGCTGGATGGAATGTTGTGACAACTCCTTTAGAAAGCACTGCCTTAAACTACAATAAAATAATAGAACAGCATCCTACTCACGCAGAGCGCTATCAAATTGCTGAAGAATATTTAGAAGTGGCTAAGGGCTTATGGGATTCATGGGACGATGATGCTTTTATTGCAGATGTAGAACAGGATGTGTTTTTTGATCCACATAAACTACATACCTTACACCATAAGGGACAATATTTTTCTGTACAGGGACCACTTAATATTGCACGCTCGAGGCAAGGTCAGCCTGTTATTTTTCAGGCTGGCTCGTCTGATGCAGGTATCCGTTTAGCAGCTAAGGATGCAGATGCAATTTTTACACATGGTGCATCTTTAGATGAGGCACAGAAATTTTATCAAAGGGTTAAGACAGAGGCTTTTGAATTTGGACGTAATCCACAGGAAATTAAAATCTTCCCAGGAATATCTCCAATTATTGGTGAAACGCTGGAGGAGGCTGAAGCTAAATATCAGGAAATCGTGGAGCTGGTATCCATAGAACGTGCACTTGCTTATTTAGGACGATACTTTGATCATCATGATTTTACACAGTATGATGTGGATGCTCCATTCCCAGAGCTTGGTGATATAGGAGCAAATAGCTTTAGAAGTACAACCGATTATATAAAAAAATATGCCAAACAAGAAGGACTGACATTACGACAAGTTGCTTTACGTGAGGCAACACCAAAAACAGCTTTCTTCGGAACAGCCGAGCAAGTCGCTGATCTAGTGCAGGAATGGTTTGAAAAGGAGGCAGCGGATGGCTTTATTATTGCTGTAACTGTACCTGGTGCACTTGACGATTTTATAGATAAGGTTGTACCAATTTTACAAGCAAGAGGGCTTTATCGTGAAGAGTATGAGGCGGATACATTACGTGGCAATTTAGGTTTACCATTTAAGGAAAGCCGTTATGTTAAACATACTGTCTCTTAA